One window of the Trifolium pratense cultivar HEN17-A07 linkage group LG2, ARS_RC_1.1, whole genome shotgun sequence genome contains the following:
- the LOC123908455 gene encoding uncharacterized protein DDB_G0286299 isoform X2 has protein sequence MAENGFLPIIEEEEIEIIDDDFYEKIQAPKFVDLTAPDKRRLDDDRHWFCARFGCDQKHEEELDSEAIYKDFVLRVMAARSPNVRLRKAMNRRQREASSNLKSPNTAPAKPRMSRMAFISSLSHKVTDNNVKVVKPLSKVSATPNAKVKQSSSVAKALTTPRNQKKVSNLEQFRSVQNKKSLTVVVPKAKSRVLAKTLNFNSPKKVIGIKNSVELKSSMKALCSAMKKLEFNGVKKNGEGCNNSLPVDSSKKKQFKGREVKSRVFDSLYSSNRKKPETKDVRCLKEKKMKAMQKHKVPVQHESDSSDDITSLSEEKSIDSLERGESSVLVLSEASRDDITSLSSSNNEEKKTIQESEKASRDDITSRSCSSEEEKTTFEESENEEKRITVSDKGKFLKAKKRKVGENSMVYDDKENEIDLNENDDKENSSVPSENIRSMSINSDGSKKAILGSKQEDKKIHKKSALTTTDSQVIKYRKLKPTNPKPFKFRTDERGILKEANLEKKITAPLKEATAKDGKAAIRKNNNKKETCTAQSDQDKYSSCSEKSHRTTQQNQTGNIHSDNNSNSKVQHKLSAKTPNRNPGPKLNVVRPLSVLSRKKEKVVLASACKPVVIVEKTPEIVKPKETAKPRKNDASCSQGKRTLTVPKEPKFHSLHVPKSCITRGSHI, from the exons ATGGCGGAAAATGGATTCTTGCCAATTATTGAAGAAGAGGAAATAGAAATAATTGATGATGATTTCTATGAGAAGATTCAAGCACCTAAGTTCGTCGACCTCACCGCACCTGATAAACGCCGCCTTGACGATGATCGTCACTGGTTCTGCGCACGCTTCG GATGTGACCAAAAACATGAAGAAGAATTGGATTCTGAAGCAATTTACAAGGATTTTGTTCTTCGG GTTATGGCAGCTAGAAGTCCCAATGTTCGTCTCAGAAAAGCAATGAATAGAAGACAAAGAGAAGCAAG TTCAAATTTGAAGTCTCCTAATACAGCTCCTGCAAAGCCAAGGATGTCAAGAATGGCTTTCATTTCCTCCTTGTCACACAAGGTGACTGACAATAATGTGAAAGTTGTTAAACCTCTTTCTAAGGTTTCTGCAACCCCAAATGCCAAGGTGAAGCAATCATCATCAGTGGCAAAGGCTTTGACAACTCCAAGGAATCAAAAGAAGGTTTCTAATTTGGAACAGTTTAGAAGTGTTCAGAACAAGAAATCATTGACCGTTGTTGTGCCTAAGGCTAAGAGTAGAGTACTGGCCAAGACATTGAATTTTAACTCACCGAAGAAGGTGATTGGGATCAAGAATTCTGTAGAATTGAAATCGTCCATGAAAGCATTGTGTTCTGCAATGAAGAAGCTTGAATTCAATGGAGTGAAGAAGAATGGAGAAGGATGTAACAACTCATTGCCTGTGGATTCCTCTAAAAAGAAGCAATTCAAGGGACGAGAGGTTAAAAGCCGCGTTTTTGATTCGTTGTATTCTAGTAATCGAAAGAAACCAGAAACTAAGGATGTTAGATGTctaaaagagaagaaaatgaaagcTATGCAGAAACATAAGGTTCCTGTGCAGCATGAAAGTGACTCTAGTGATGATATTACTTCGCTGTCAGAAGAAAAGTCTATTGACTCTCTAGAAAGAGGAGAGAGTTCAGTTCTAGTTCTGTCAGAAGCTTCTAGAGATGATATTACTTCGCTGTCAAGTTCGAACAACGAAGAGAAGAAAACCATTCAAGAGAGTGAAAAAGCTTCTAGAGATGATATTACCTCGCGGTCATGTTCGAGCGAAGAAGAGAAGACAACTTTTGAAGAGAgtgaaaatgaagagaaaaggATCACAGTCTCAGACAAGGGAAAATTTCTTAAAGCCAAAAAGAGAAAGGTTGGAGAAAATTCTATGGTTTATGATGATAAAGAAAATGAGATTGACCTTAATGAGAATGATGACAAGGAAAACTCTTCAGTCCCTAGTGAGAATAT CAGATCAATGAGTATAAACAGCGATGGTTCCAAAAAGGCCATTCTTGGAAGCAAGCAAGaggataaaaaaattcataag AAATCTGCATTGACCACAACTGATTCTCAAGTTATTAAATATAGAAAGTTAAAGCCTACCAATCCTAAGCCTTTTAAGTTCAGAACTGAT GAAAGGGGAATTCTCAAAGAAGCAAACTTGGAGAAAAAAATCACAGCACCCTTGAAAGAAGCCACTGCTAAAGATGGCAAGGCGGCAataaggaaaaataataat AAAAAGGAAACGTGTACAGCGCAAAGTGATCAAGACAAGTATAGCAGTTGCAGCGAAAAATCACACCGAACAACACAACAAAATCAAACT GGAAACATTCATAGTGACAACAACTCCAACAGCAAAGTGCAACATAAATTATCTGCCAAAACACCTAACAGAAATCCTGGTCCTAAACTTAATGTTGTGAGGCCTCTAAG TGTTTTGTcaaggaagaaagaaaaagtagTTCTTGCATCGGCTTGTAAACCGGTTGTCATTGTTGAAAAGACACCAGAAATTGTAAAACCAAAGGAAACAGCAAAGCCGCGTAAAAATGATGCATCTTGCTCACAAGGAAAGAGAACTTTGACTGTCCCAAAGGAACCAAAGTTTCATAGTCTCCATGTGCCCAAGAGCTGCATCACCAGAGGCTCTCATATATAG
- the LOC123908455 gene encoding uncharacterized protein DDB_G0286299 isoform X3 — protein MAENGFLPIIEEEEIEIIDDDFYEKIQAPKFVDLTAPDKRRLDDDRHWFCARFGCDQKHEEELDSEAIYKDFVLRVMAARSPNVRLRKAMNRRQREASSNLKSPNTAPAKPRMSRMAFISSLSHKVTDNNVKVVKPLSKVSATPNAKVKQSSSVAKALTTPRNQKKVSNLEQFRSVQNKKSLTVVVPKAKSRVLAKTLNFNSPKKVIGIKNSVELKSSMKALCSAMKKLEFNGVKKNGEGCNNSLPVDSSKKKQFKGREVKSRVFDSLYSSNRKKPETKDVRCLKEKKMKAMQKHKVPVQHESDSSDDITSLSEEKSIDSLERGESSVLVLSEASRDDITSLSSSNNEEKKTIQESEKASRDDITSRSCSSEEEKTTFEESENEEKRITVSDKGKFLKAKKRKVGENSMVYDDKENEIDLNENDDKENSSVPSENISMSINSDGSKKAILGSKQEDKKIHKKSALTTTDSQVIKYRKLKPTNPKPFKFRTDERGILKEANLEKKITAPLKEATAKDGKAAIRKNNNKKETCTAQSDQDKYSSCSEKSHRTTQQNQTGNIHSDNNSNSKVQHKLSAKTPNRNPGPKLNVVRPLSVLSRKKEKVVLASACKPVVIVEKTPEIVKPKETAKPRKNDASCSQGKRTLTVPKEPKFHSLHVPKSCITRGSHI, from the exons ATGGCGGAAAATGGATTCTTGCCAATTATTGAAGAAGAGGAAATAGAAATAATTGATGATGATTTCTATGAGAAGATTCAAGCACCTAAGTTCGTCGACCTCACCGCACCTGATAAACGCCGCCTTGACGATGATCGTCACTGGTTCTGCGCACGCTTCG GATGTGACCAAAAACATGAAGAAGAATTGGATTCTGAAGCAATTTACAAGGATTTTGTTCTTCGG GTTATGGCAGCTAGAAGTCCCAATGTTCGTCTCAGAAAAGCAATGAATAGAAGACAAAGAGAAGCAAG TTCAAATTTGAAGTCTCCTAATACAGCTCCTGCAAAGCCAAGGATGTCAAGAATGGCTTTCATTTCCTCCTTGTCACACAAGGTGACTGACAATAATGTGAAAGTTGTTAAACCTCTTTCTAAGGTTTCTGCAACCCCAAATGCCAAGGTGAAGCAATCATCATCAGTGGCAAAGGCTTTGACAACTCCAAGGAATCAAAAGAAGGTTTCTAATTTGGAACAGTTTAGAAGTGTTCAGAACAAGAAATCATTGACCGTTGTTGTGCCTAAGGCTAAGAGTAGAGTACTGGCCAAGACATTGAATTTTAACTCACCGAAGAAGGTGATTGGGATCAAGAATTCTGTAGAATTGAAATCGTCCATGAAAGCATTGTGTTCTGCAATGAAGAAGCTTGAATTCAATGGAGTGAAGAAGAATGGAGAAGGATGTAACAACTCATTGCCTGTGGATTCCTCTAAAAAGAAGCAATTCAAGGGACGAGAGGTTAAAAGCCGCGTTTTTGATTCGTTGTATTCTAGTAATCGAAAGAAACCAGAAACTAAGGATGTTAGATGTctaaaagagaagaaaatgaaagcTATGCAGAAACATAAGGTTCCTGTGCAGCATGAAAGTGACTCTAGTGATGATATTACTTCGCTGTCAGAAGAAAAGTCTATTGACTCTCTAGAAAGAGGAGAGAGTTCAGTTCTAGTTCTGTCAGAAGCTTCTAGAGATGATATTACTTCGCTGTCAAGTTCGAACAACGAAGAGAAGAAAACCATTCAAGAGAGTGAAAAAGCTTCTAGAGATGATATTACCTCGCGGTCATGTTCGAGCGAAGAAGAGAAGACAACTTTTGAAGAGAgtgaaaatgaagagaaaaggATCACAGTCTCAGACAAGGGAAAATTTCTTAAAGCCAAAAAGAGAAAGGTTGGAGAAAATTCTATGGTTTATGATGATAAAGAAAATGAGATTGACCTTAATGAGAATGATGACAAGGAAAACTCTTCAGTCCCTAGTGAGAATAT ATCAATGAGTATAAACAGCGATGGTTCCAAAAAGGCCATTCTTGGAAGCAAGCAAGaggataaaaaaattcataag AAATCTGCATTGACCACAACTGATTCTCAAGTTATTAAATATAGAAAGTTAAAGCCTACCAATCCTAAGCCTTTTAAGTTCAGAACTGAT GAAAGGGGAATTCTCAAAGAAGCAAACTTGGAGAAAAAAATCACAGCACCCTTGAAAGAAGCCACTGCTAAAGATGGCAAGGCGGCAataaggaaaaataataat AAAAAGGAAACGTGTACAGCGCAAAGTGATCAAGACAAGTATAGCAGTTGCAGCGAAAAATCACACCGAACAACACAACAAAATCAAACT GGAAACATTCATAGTGACAACAACTCCAACAGCAAAGTGCAACATAAATTATCTGCCAAAACACCTAACAGAAATCCTGGTCCTAAACTTAATGTTGTGAGGCCTCTAAG TGTTTTGTcaaggaagaaagaaaaagtagTTCTTGCATCGGCTTGTAAACCGGTTGTCATTGTTGAAAAGACACCAGAAATTGTAAAACCAAAGGAAACAGCAAAGCCGCGTAAAAATGATGCATCTTGCTCACAAGGAAAGAGAACTTTGACTGTCCCAAAGGAACCAAAGTTTCATAGTCTCCATGTGCCCAAGAGCTGCATCACCAGAGGCTCTCATATATAG
- the LOC123908455 gene encoding uncharacterized protein LOC123908455 isoform X1, whose amino-acid sequence MAENGFLPIIEEEEIEIIDDDFYEKIQAPKFVDLTAPDKRRLDDDRHWFCARFGCDQKHEEELDSEAIYKDFVLRVMAARSPNVRLRKAMNRRQREASSNLKSPNTAPAKPRMSRMAFISSLSHKVTDNNVKVVKPLSKVSATPNAKVKQSSSVAKALTTPRNQKKVSNLEQFRSVQNKKSLTVVVPKAKSRVLAKTLNFNSPKKVIGIKNSVELKSSMKALCSAMKKLEFNGVKKNGEGCNNSLPVDSSKKKQFKGREVKSRVFDSLYSSNRKKPETKDVRCLKEKKMKAMQKHKVPVQHESDSSDDITSLSEEKSIDSLERGESSVLVLSEASRDDITSLSSSNNEEKKTIQESEKASRDDITSRSCSSEEEKTTFEESENEEKRITVSDKGKFLKAKKRKVGENSMVYDDKENEIDLNENDDKENSSVPSENISMSINSDGSKKAILGSKQEDKKIHKVRISLMLVQSHLFQFNELILIFMTLKQKSALTTTDSQVIKYRKLKPTNPKPFKFRTDERGILKEANLEKKITAPLKEATAKDGKAAIRKNNNKKETCTAQSDQDKYSSCSEKSHRTTQQNQTGNIHSDNNSNSKVQHKLSAKTPNRNPGPKLNVVRPLSVLSRKKEKVVLASACKPVVIVEKTPEIVKPKETAKPRKNDASCSQGKRTLTVPKEPKFHSLHVPKSCITRGSHI is encoded by the exons ATGGCGGAAAATGGATTCTTGCCAATTATTGAAGAAGAGGAAATAGAAATAATTGATGATGATTTCTATGAGAAGATTCAAGCACCTAAGTTCGTCGACCTCACCGCACCTGATAAACGCCGCCTTGACGATGATCGTCACTGGTTCTGCGCACGCTTCG GATGTGACCAAAAACATGAAGAAGAATTGGATTCTGAAGCAATTTACAAGGATTTTGTTCTTCGG GTTATGGCAGCTAGAAGTCCCAATGTTCGTCTCAGAAAAGCAATGAATAGAAGACAAAGAGAAGCAAG TTCAAATTTGAAGTCTCCTAATACAGCTCCTGCAAAGCCAAGGATGTCAAGAATGGCTTTCATTTCCTCCTTGTCACACAAGGTGACTGACAATAATGTGAAAGTTGTTAAACCTCTTTCTAAGGTTTCTGCAACCCCAAATGCCAAGGTGAAGCAATCATCATCAGTGGCAAAGGCTTTGACAACTCCAAGGAATCAAAAGAAGGTTTCTAATTTGGAACAGTTTAGAAGTGTTCAGAACAAGAAATCATTGACCGTTGTTGTGCCTAAGGCTAAGAGTAGAGTACTGGCCAAGACATTGAATTTTAACTCACCGAAGAAGGTGATTGGGATCAAGAATTCTGTAGAATTGAAATCGTCCATGAAAGCATTGTGTTCTGCAATGAAGAAGCTTGAATTCAATGGAGTGAAGAAGAATGGAGAAGGATGTAACAACTCATTGCCTGTGGATTCCTCTAAAAAGAAGCAATTCAAGGGACGAGAGGTTAAAAGCCGCGTTTTTGATTCGTTGTATTCTAGTAATCGAAAGAAACCAGAAACTAAGGATGTTAGATGTctaaaagagaagaaaatgaaagcTATGCAGAAACATAAGGTTCCTGTGCAGCATGAAAGTGACTCTAGTGATGATATTACTTCGCTGTCAGAAGAAAAGTCTATTGACTCTCTAGAAAGAGGAGAGAGTTCAGTTCTAGTTCTGTCAGAAGCTTCTAGAGATGATATTACTTCGCTGTCAAGTTCGAACAACGAAGAGAAGAAAACCATTCAAGAGAGTGAAAAAGCTTCTAGAGATGATATTACCTCGCGGTCATGTTCGAGCGAAGAAGAGAAGACAACTTTTGAAGAGAgtgaaaatgaagagaaaaggATCACAGTCTCAGACAAGGGAAAATTTCTTAAAGCCAAAAAGAGAAAGGTTGGAGAAAATTCTATGGTTTATGATGATAAAGAAAATGAGATTGACCTTAATGAGAATGATGACAAGGAAAACTCTTCAGTCCCTAGTGAGAATAT ATCAATGAGTATAAACAGCGATGGTTCCAAAAAGGCCATTCTTGGAAGCAAGCAAGaggataaaaaaattcataaggTTAGAATCTCATTGATGTTAGTTCAGTCCCACTTATTTCAATTCAATGAATTGATTTTAATCTTTATGACATTGAAACAGAAATCTGCATTGACCACAACTGATTCTCAAGTTATTAAATATAGAAAGTTAAAGCCTACCAATCCTAAGCCTTTTAAGTTCAGAACTGAT GAAAGGGGAATTCTCAAAGAAGCAAACTTGGAGAAAAAAATCACAGCACCCTTGAAAGAAGCCACTGCTAAAGATGGCAAGGCGGCAataaggaaaaataataat AAAAAGGAAACGTGTACAGCGCAAAGTGATCAAGACAAGTATAGCAGTTGCAGCGAAAAATCACACCGAACAACACAACAAAATCAAACT GGAAACATTCATAGTGACAACAACTCCAACAGCAAAGTGCAACATAAATTATCTGCCAAAACACCTAACAGAAATCCTGGTCCTAAACTTAATGTTGTGAGGCCTCTAAG TGTTTTGTcaaggaagaaagaaaaagtagTTCTTGCATCGGCTTGTAAACCGGTTGTCATTGTTGAAAAGACACCAGAAATTGTAAAACCAAAGGAAACAGCAAAGCCGCGTAAAAATGATGCATCTTGCTCACAAGGAAAGAGAACTTTGACTGTCCCAAAGGAACCAAAGTTTCATAGTCTCCATGTGCCCAAGAGCTGCATCACCAGAGGCTCTCATATATAG